A portion of the Pseudomonas protegens CHA0 genome contains these proteins:
- a CDS encoding NUDIX hydrolase, with protein MVATDKEAAHRAASDAEQIAWVDGEDQLLGAMVRSELRERGLIGRGTYIMLFNSAGELCVHRRTLSKAIYPGYWDVAAGGMVLASESYAESAARELEEELGVSGVELVAHDHFFFEDTGNRLWCSAFCAVWDGPLRLQPEEVLEAHFMPLDQVLREIHEKPYCPDSLAALQRYLARRR; from the coding sequence ATGGTCGCAACCGACAAAGAGGCGGCCCACCGCGCCGCCTCCGATGCAGAACAGATTGCCTGGGTCGATGGCGAAGACCAGTTGCTGGGCGCCATGGTCCGTTCCGAGTTGCGCGAGCGCGGCCTGATCGGGCGTGGCACCTACATCATGCTGTTCAACTCCGCCGGTGAGCTGTGCGTGCACCGGCGAACCCTGAGCAAGGCCATCTACCCGGGCTACTGGGACGTCGCCGCCGGCGGCATGGTCCTGGCCAGCGAGAGCTACGCCGAGTCGGCCGCCCGGGAACTGGAGGAGGAACTGGGGGTGAGCGGGGTGGAGCTGGTCGCCCACGATCATTTCTTCTTCGAGGACACCGGCAACCGCCTCTGGTGCTCGGCGTTCTGTGCGGTGTGGGACGGCCCGCTGCGCCTGCAGCCGGAAGAAGTCCTCGAAGCGCACTTCATGCCACTGGATCAGGTGCTGCGGGAAATCCACGAAAAGCCCTATTGCCCGGACTCCCTGGCTGCCCTGCAGCGCTATCTGGCACGGCGTCGCTAA
- a CDS encoding translation initiation factor Sui1 produces MAKKAASFAALGGLVFSTDAGRHCPDCSQPVAACICKQTVIPAGDGIARVRRESKGRGGKTVTTITGVPLAEDALKELATTLKKRCGTGGALKDGVIEIQGDHVELLLAELVKHGFKAKKSGG; encoded by the coding sequence GTGGCCAAAAAAGCCGCATCCTTCGCCGCCCTTGGTGGCCTGGTATTTTCCACCGACGCAGGTCGACATTGCCCGGACTGTAGCCAGCCGGTAGCCGCCTGTATCTGCAAACAAACCGTGATCCCGGCCGGCGACGGCATTGCCCGCGTGCGCCGCGAAAGCAAGGGCCGTGGTGGCAAGACGGTGACCACCATCACCGGCGTGCCCTTGGCCGAAGATGCCCTCAAGGAGCTGGCCACGACGCTGAAGAAACGCTGTGGCACCGGCGGCGCCCTGAAAGACGGCGTCATCGAAATCCAGGGCGACCATGTCGAGCTACTCTTGGCGGAACTGGTCAAGCACGGTTTCAAGGCGAAGAAGTCCGGCGGCTAG
- the speA gene encoding arginine decarboxylase → MSVRRTRKDDGSQWTVADSRSVYGIRHWGAGYFAINDAGRVEVRPNGPSSLPIDLFEQVEELRKSGLSLPLLVRFPDILQDRVRQLTGAFDANIGRLEYQSKYTALYPIKVNQQEAVIENIIATQNVSIGLEAGSKPELLAVLALAPKGGTIVCNGYKDREFIRLALMGQKLGHNVFIVIEKESEVGLVIEEAASLKVKPQVGLRVRLSSLASSKWADTGGEKSKFGLSAAQLLSVVERFRAAGLDQGIRLLHFHMGSQIANLADYQHGFKEAIRYYGELRNLGLPVDHIDVGGGLGVDYDGTHSRNASSINYDMDDYAGVVVGMLKEFCDAQSLPHPHIFSESGRSLTAHHAMLVVQVTDVEKHNDDVPQIDNKQELPETVQWLVDLLGPTDIEMVTETYWRATHYMSDVAAQYADGKLTLAEKALAEQCYFAVCRRLHNSLKARQRSHRQVLDELNDKLADKYICNFSVFQSLPDTWAIGQVLPILPLHRLDEEPLRRAVLQDLTCDSDGKIKQYVDEQSIETSLPVHGLNEGEDYLLGIFLVGAYQEILGDMHNLFGDTDSVNIYQRANGSVYHAGIETHDTIEDMLRYVHLSPEELMTHYRDKVASAKISAAERTQFLDALRLGLTRSSYLSS, encoded by the coding sequence ATGTCCGTACGACGCACACGTAAAGACGATGGCAGCCAATGGACAGTTGCGGACAGCCGCAGTGTCTACGGGATTCGCCATTGGGGGGCCGGGTATTTCGCGATCAATGACGCCGGTCGCGTCGAAGTTCGTCCGAACGGCCCGAGCAGCTTGCCCATCGATCTGTTCGAACAGGTCGAAGAACTGCGCAAGAGCGGCTTGTCCCTGCCGTTGCTGGTGCGCTTCCCGGACATCCTCCAGGACCGCGTGCGCCAGCTGACCGGTGCCTTCGATGCCAACATCGGGCGCCTGGAATACCAGAGCAAGTACACCGCCCTGTACCCGATCAAGGTCAACCAGCAAGAAGCGGTGATCGAGAACATCATCGCCACCCAGAATGTTTCCATCGGCCTGGAAGCCGGCTCCAAGCCGGAGCTGCTGGCGGTACTGGCCCTGGCGCCCAAGGGCGGCACCATTGTCTGCAACGGCTACAAGGACCGCGAATTCATCCGCCTGGCGCTGATGGGCCAGAAGCTGGGCCACAACGTGTTCATCGTCATCGAGAAAGAGTCCGAAGTGGGCCTGGTGATCGAGGAAGCGGCGTCCCTCAAGGTCAAGCCACAGGTGGGCCTGCGGGTGCGCCTGTCGTCCCTGGCTTCGAGCAAGTGGGCCGACACCGGTGGTGAAAAGTCCAAGTTCGGCCTGTCGGCGGCGCAACTGCTGTCGGTGGTGGAGCGTTTCCGCGCCGCCGGCCTGGACCAGGGCATCCGCCTGCTGCACTTCCACATGGGCTCGCAGATCGCCAACCTGGCGGACTACCAGCACGGCTTCAAGGAAGCGATCCGCTACTACGGCGAGCTGCGCAACCTCGGCCTGCCGGTGGACCACATCGACGTCGGCGGCGGCCTGGGTGTGGACTACGACGGCACCCACTCGCGCAACGCCAGTTCGATCAACTACGACATGGACGACTACGCCGGCGTGGTGGTGGGCATGCTCAAGGAATTCTGCGACGCGCAGAGCCTGCCGCACCCGCACATCTTCTCCGAGAGCGGCCGCTCCCTGACCGCCCACCACGCCATGCTGGTGGTGCAGGTCACCGACGTCGAGAAGCACAACGACGACGTGCCGCAGATCGACAACAAGCAGGAGCTGCCGGAAACCGTGCAATGGCTGGTGGACCTGCTGGGCCCGACCGACATTGAAATGGTCACCGAAACCTACTGGCGCGCCACTCACTACATGAGCGACGTGGCCGCCCAGTACGCCGACGGCAAGCTGACCCTGGCCGAGAAAGCCCTGGCCGAGCAGTGCTACTTCGCCGTATGCCGGCGCCTGCACAACTCGCTCAAGGCGCGCCAGCGTTCCCACCGCCAGGTGCTGGACGAACTCAACGACAAGCTGGCCGACAAGTACATCTGCAACTTCTCGGTATTCCAGAGCCTGCCGGACACCTGGGCCATCGGCCAGGTCCTGCCGATCCTGCCGCTGCACCGCCTCGACGAAGAGCCGCTGCGCCGCGCGGTGCTGCAGGACCTGACCTGCGATTCCGACGGCAAGATCAAGCAGTACGTCGACGAGCAGAGCATCGAGACCAGCCTGCCGGTACACGGCCTCAACGAGGGCGAGGACTACCTGCTGGGGATCTTCCTGGTGGGCGCCTACCAGGAAATCCTTGGTGACATGCACAACCTGTTCGGCGACACCGACTCGGTGAACATCTACCAGCGGGCCAATGGCAGCGTGTACCACGCCGGGATCGAGACCCACGACACCATCGAAGACATGCTGCGCTACGTGCACCTGTCGCCGGAGGAGTTGATGACCCACTACCGCGACAAGGTGGCCAGCGCCAAGATCAGCGCGGCCGAGCGTACCCAGTTCCTTGACGCATTGCGCCTGGGCCTGACCCGTTCGTCCTACCTGTCTTCCTGA
- a CDS encoding MATE family efflux transporter — protein sequence MPPLISDWRHRPTHRRVWALAAPMILSNISVPLVALVDSTVIGHLPHAHQLGAVAVGASLYTFLAWAMGFLRMGATGFAAQAAGRGDGAALRQILLQGLILAMGLALLLGAIGVPLSGAALHLMQPSAELDQMTRSFFHTRLLGLPAALASFALVGWFLGTQNARAPLAILLSTNVLNIALNLWFVLGLDWGVVGSARASVIAEWSGALVGLAMTRPALRAYPGQIAWAALRRWQSWRPLLAVNRDIFIRSLALQSVFFLITVQGARLGDATVAANALLLNGLLLTAHALDGLAHAVEALCGHAIGAHDRPALRRSLVVAGGWSLLASLGFAVLFLLGGHLFIEMQTDIPDVRQTAFTYLPYLAVLPLIAVWSYLLDGLFIGATRAREMRNGMLLTVLLLLPFAWALQGLGNHGLWLTFLLFMFLRSLTLGAFAWHLQRRDRWFAEAR from the coding sequence ATGCCCCCCCTGATTTCCGATTGGCGTCACCGCCCCACCCATCGCCGCGTCTGGGCCCTGGCCGCGCCGATGATCCTGTCGAACATTTCCGTGCCCCTGGTAGCGCTGGTGGACAGCACGGTGATCGGCCACCTGCCCCACGCCCACCAGCTGGGCGCCGTGGCGGTCGGTGCCAGCCTCTATACCTTCCTGGCCTGGGCCATGGGCTTCCTGCGCATGGGCGCCACCGGCTTCGCCGCCCAGGCCGCCGGGCGCGGCGACGGGGCGGCGCTGCGGCAGATCCTGCTCCAGGGCTTGATACTGGCCATGGGGCTGGCGCTGCTGCTGGGCGCCATAGGCGTGCCCCTGAGCGGCGCGGCGCTGCACCTGATGCAGCCCTCGGCGGAGCTGGACCAGATGACCCGGAGCTTTTTCCACACCCGCCTGCTGGGCCTGCCCGCGGCCCTGGCCAGCTTCGCCCTGGTGGGCTGGTTTCTCGGTACCCAGAACGCCCGGGCACCGCTGGCCATCCTGCTCAGCACCAACGTGCTGAACATCGCCCTCAACCTGTGGTTCGTCCTCGGCCTGGACTGGGGCGTGGTGGGCTCGGCCCGGGCTTCGGTGATCGCCGAATGGAGCGGCGCGCTGGTCGGCCTGGCCATGACCCGGCCGGCCCTGCGGGCCTATCCGGGGCAAATCGCCTGGGCGGCATTGCGCCGCTGGCAGAGCTGGCGCCCGCTGCTGGCGGTCAATCGTGACATCTTCATCCGCAGCCTGGCCCTGCAATCGGTGTTCTTCCTGATCACCGTGCAAGGCGCCCGTCTGGGCGATGCCACAGTGGCGGCCAATGCCCTGCTGCTCAACGGCCTGCTGCTTACCGCCCATGCCCTCGATGGCCTGGCCCACGCAGTGGAGGCCCTGTGCGGCCACGCCATCGGCGCCCATGACCGCCCGGCCCTGCGCCGCTCGCTGGTGGTAGCCGGTGGCTGGTCGCTGCTGGCCAGCCTGGGGTTCGCCGTGCTGTTTCTGCTGGGCGGCCACCTGTTCATCGAAATGCAGACCGATATTCCCGACGTGCGCCAGACCGCCTTTACCTACCTGCCCTACCTCGCCGTACTGCCGTTGATTGCGGTCTGGAGCTACCTGCTGGACGGCCTGTTCATCGGCGCCACCCGGGCCCGGGAAATGCGCAACGGCATGTTGCTGACCGTGCTCCTGCTGCTGCCTTTTGCCTGGGCGCTGCAAGGCCTGGGCAACCACGGCCTGTGGCTGACGTTCCTGCTGTTCATGTTCCTGCGCAGCCTGACCCTGGGCGCCTTCGCCTGGCACCTGCAGCGCCGCGACCGCTGGTTCGCCGAGGCTCGCTGA
- a CDS encoding MazG-like family protein, producing the protein MNLEQLTQRLHAIRDRNDWRQFHSPKNLAMAASVEMAELVEIFQWLSEDQSRQLPADKLAHAGQEVGDIVLYLLLLCSELGLDMDQVVRSKLADSERRFCS; encoded by the coding sequence ATGAACCTAGAGCAACTGACCCAACGCCTGCACGCCATTCGTGACCGCAACGATTGGCGGCAATTTCACAGCCCGAAGAACCTGGCCATGGCCGCCAGCGTCGAAATGGCCGAGCTGGTGGAAATCTTCCAGTGGCTGAGCGAGGACCAGTCGCGGCAACTGCCAGCAGACAAGCTGGCCCATGCCGGCCAGGAAGTGGGGGATATCGTCCTCTACCTGCTGTTGCTGTGCAGCGAGCTGGGGTTGGACATGGACCAGGTGGTACGCAGCAAGCTGGCGGACAGCGAACGGCGGTTCTGCTCATGA
- a CDS encoding methyltransferase domain-containing protein, with amino-acid sequence MSDRHFDQLATRFAEKIYGGAKGAIRLAVLQADLKEALPERPLRVLDIGAGLGHMSLWLAERGHQVTLAEPAAPMLEGARQRFADAGQQATFILAPWQELLGQLTEPYDLVLCHAVLEWLAEPHAILPVLHQLTAADGWLSLAFYNRDALVYRNLLKGHFRKMRKNDMAGEKQSLTPQQPLDPRELAAQLEGLWRVESQSGVRVFHDYMPVEFQARAELTDLLEMELAHRRHPSFAGLGRYLHWLCRPV; translated from the coding sequence ATGAGCGACCGGCATTTCGACCAGTTGGCGACCCGTTTCGCCGAGAAGATCTATGGCGGCGCCAAAGGCGCGATCCGCCTGGCGGTGCTCCAGGCCGATCTCAAGGAAGCGCTGCCCGAGCGGCCACTGCGGGTGCTGGATATCGGCGCCGGGCTGGGGCACATGTCCTTGTGGCTGGCCGAGCGCGGGCACCAGGTCACCCTGGCCGAGCCTGCCGCGCCCATGCTTGAAGGCGCCCGCCAGCGCTTTGCCGACGCCGGGCAGCAGGCCACCTTCATCCTGGCGCCCTGGCAGGAACTGCTGGGGCAACTGACCGAACCCTACGACCTGGTGCTGTGCCACGCGGTGCTGGAATGGCTGGCCGAACCCCACGCGATCCTGCCGGTGCTGCATCAGTTGACCGCCGCCGATGGCTGGCTGTCCCTGGCCTTCTACAACCGCGACGCACTGGTCTACCGCAACCTGCTCAAGGGCCACTTCCGCAAGATGCGCAAGAACGACATGGCCGGCGAGAAACAGAGCCTGACCCCGCAACAACCCCTTGATCCTCGCGAGCTGGCGGCGCAACTTGAGGGCCTGTGGCGAGTCGAAAGCCAGAGCGGAGTGCGGGTTTTCCACGATTACATGCCGGTGGAGTTCCAGGCCCGTGCCGAGCTGACGGATCTGCTGGAAATGGAGCTGGCTCACCGTCGACACCCAAGTTTCGCCGGGCTTGGGCGTTATCTGCATTGGCTGTGCCGGCCGGTCTAA
- a CDS encoding DUF4136 domain-containing protein — MKHRLGLILLCSGLAACQGSNPYVASSNPLPPAPPQAANTFDRSAYPAPQRDYGRYRNWAWLNGRLPSGSAWADSAQIAEAVSNALDQQGLRPVHDNRPADLWVSADLHLEKRLRQVQDDYGYGGYGGYNRYGPGYGMYGSVPVVRTYEVEVVVVRVNLYDGASGQPVWSASAETSSRGSLGERADALREAVQKAMATYPPS; from the coding sequence ATGAAACACCGCCTGGGTCTGATCCTCCTGTGTTCGGGGCTTGCCGCCTGTCAGGGCAGCAACCCCTATGTCGCCAGCTCCAACCCGCTGCCGCCGGCCCCGCCGCAAGCGGCCAACACCTTTGACCGCAGCGCCTACCCGGCGCCGCAACGGGACTATGGCCGCTACCGCAACTGGGCCTGGCTCAATGGCCGCCTGCCCAGCGGTTCGGCCTGGGCCGACTCGGCGCAGATTGCCGAGGCGGTCAGCAATGCCCTGGATCAGCAGGGTTTGCGCCCTGTGCATGACAACCGGCCGGCGGACCTGTGGGTCAGCGCCGACCTGCACCTGGAAAAGCGCCTGCGCCAGGTCCAGGACGACTACGGGTATGGCGGTTACGGCGGCTATAACCGTTATGGCCCGGGCTACGGCATGTACGGCAGCGTGCCGGTGGTGCGCACCTACGAGGTGGAAGTGGTGGTGGTGCGGGTCAACCTGTATGACGGCGCCAGCGGCCAACCGGTCTGGAGCGCCAGCGCCGAGACCAGCAGCCGCGGCAGCCTCGGCGAGCGGGCCGATGCCTTGCGTGAGGCGGTGCAAAAGGCAATGGCGACCTATCCTCCCAGTTAG
- a CDS encoding DUF4136 domain-containing protein: MFHRIALLVCAALLSACAANQVNHDFDASRDFGAYRSWNWKEPALQYRPDDPRIKSDLTEQRIRQAVAEQLDQRGLRPAQGGARADLNVQAYLIVEDRQQQVTTNYGGGWGGPWNGYWGGPMYNETRNITYKVATIQIDLLDGKDGKLVWRGSDEQMLSSSPNPADRSAAVRTTVMRILQNYPPH, encoded by the coding sequence ATGTTCCATCGAATCGCTCTACTGGTGTGTGCCGCCTTGCTCAGTGCCTGCGCCGCCAACCAGGTCAATCATGACTTCGACGCCAGCCGGGACTTTGGCGCCTATCGCAGTTGGAACTGGAAAGAACCCGCCCTGCAATACCGGCCGGATGATCCACGGATCAAGAGTGACTTGACCGAACAGCGCATCCGCCAGGCGGTGGCCGAGCAACTGGACCAGCGCGGCCTGCGTCCGGCCCAGGGCGGTGCCCGGGCCGACCTGAATGTGCAGGCGTACCTGATCGTCGAGGACCGCCAGCAGCAGGTCACTACCAACTATGGCGGCGGTTGGGGCGGCCCGTGGAATGGCTACTGGGGCGGGCCGATGTACAACGAAACCCGCAACATCACCTATAAGGTAGCAACCATCCAGATCGACCTGCTGGACGGCAAGGACGGCAAGCTGGTGTGGCGCGGCAGCGACGAGCAGATGCTCAGCAGCTCGCCCAACCCGGCAGATCGCAGCGCCGCGGTTCGCACTACGGTGATGCGCATCCTGCAGAACTACCCGCCCCACTGA
- a CDS encoding pilus assembly protein TadG-related protein: protein MSPLKRFYGPARQRGAIGLMAAVTLGLALLLMLLVVDSGRLYMEQRKLQRVADNAALEAVSRGGNCQAGLTAATYAGQSAVRNGFVIATGSTLTTTCGSLTTGANSLRTFNANPAQSAAVRVIATNTVPISVASGVGALFSPGPINLTTQLSATAVAAAPTPPLAQLSIRSTIATVNSTNSPILNSVVGNMLGGSVNISAVGWNGLLNSDINLLRYLDQLAIDLGVAAGNYTQLLNTQASLTRLIQTAATVVQANGATADILAALGALQVAVSAQIPQLKLGDILKLQTGAASTALDANLQLFQLLQAMIQLANSKSAVAAVIPANLLGLASVTVRVKVIEPPQFSAVGDPRLAILDPLGANRIYVRTAQVRTLVSVNLTGLSGVTGLANALLGLVGSLTPTLNSVLSLNLADTINSLGCLLGAGCQQVDPQVLPSPRIDINLELGGAKAYVTNYSCPTGNTGTKSLTVHSESSLADIKVGQIDPNTAFSSSTEPVVTPLPIIDLGIWTCHKILGIGSCGPARTAFAAGGIGIKVDSSLGLSQTGPNVGRDLIYSSGAPDFSVPRNVNQAPTYQNAAPTNNLVNSLSGTIAGISLQVYQPVSANLLGSVVAVAGGVINGVTSLIMPLISNLLSPLLDPLLNNLLTALGINLMDVEVGTNLTCGQTGKAYLVI from the coding sequence ATGTCTCCCCTGAAGCGGTTTTACGGCCCGGCCCGTCAGCGCGGGGCCATTGGCCTGATGGCGGCGGTGACCCTGGGTCTGGCGCTGTTGCTCATGTTGCTGGTGGTGGACAGCGGTCGGCTCTACATGGAACAGCGCAAGTTGCAACGGGTCGCGGACAACGCGGCCCTGGAAGCCGTCAGCCGTGGCGGCAATTGCCAGGCCGGCCTGACTGCCGCCACCTATGCCGGACAGAGTGCAGTGCGCAATGGTTTCGTCATCGCCACCGGCAGTACTCTCACCACCACCTGTGGCTCTCTGACCACCGGAGCCAACAGCTTGCGTACCTTCAATGCCAACCCGGCGCAGTCGGCGGCCGTGCGGGTGATCGCCACCAACACCGTACCCATCAGCGTGGCGTCGGGGGTGGGGGCGCTGTTCTCGCCAGGCCCGATCAACCTCACCACTCAGCTCAGCGCCACGGCCGTGGCTGCTGCGCCGACGCCACCGCTGGCGCAACTGAGCATTCGCAGCACCATAGCCACCGTCAACAGCACCAATTCACCGATACTCAATTCCGTGGTGGGCAATATGCTCGGCGGCAGTGTGAACATCAGTGCTGTGGGCTGGAATGGCCTGCTCAACAGCGATATCAATTTACTGCGCTACCTCGATCAACTGGCGATCGACCTGGGCGTCGCCGCCGGCAACTACACCCAGTTGCTCAACACCCAGGCCAGTCTGACCCGGCTGATCCAGACCGCCGCCACCGTGGTCCAGGCCAATGGCGCGACCGCCGACATACTGGCGGCCCTGGGGGCTCTACAAGTAGCGGTGAGTGCCCAGATACCGCAGTTGAAACTGGGAGACATCCTGAAACTGCAGACCGGTGCTGCATCCACCGCGCTGGATGCCAACTTGCAGCTCTTTCAACTGCTGCAAGCGATGATTCAACTGGCCAACAGCAAGAGCGCAGTGGCAGCGGTGATACCGGCCAACCTGCTGGGCCTGGCCAGTGTGACGGTCCGGGTCAAGGTCATTGAGCCGCCTCAGTTCTCCGCTGTCGGTGACCCTCGGCTGGCCATCCTCGATCCGTTGGGGGCCAATCGCATCTACGTGCGCACAGCCCAGGTTCGGACGCTGGTTTCGGTCAACCTCACAGGCCTGTCCGGGGTGACCGGCCTGGCCAACGCCTTGCTGGGGCTGGTGGGCTCGCTGACTCCGACCCTCAACAGTGTCCTGAGCCTGAATCTGGCCGATACCATCAACTCCTTGGGCTGCCTGCTGGGCGCCGGGTGCCAGCAAGTGGATCCGCAAGTGCTGCCTTCTCCGCGAATCGATATCAACCTGGAGCTGGGGGGCGCCAAGGCCTATGTCACCAACTACAGTTGTCCGACGGGTAACACCGGAACCAAAAGCCTCACGGTGCACAGCGAGTCGTCCCTGGCCGACATCAAGGTGGGGCAGATTGATCCCAACACCGCGTTCTCTTCCTCGACGGAACCTGTGGTGACGCCGCTGCCGATCATCGACCTGGGTATCTGGACCTGTCACAAGATTCTGGGGATCGGCAGTTGCGGGCCGGCGCGCACGGCTTTCGCCGCAGGGGGCATCGGCATCAAGGTCGATAGTTCGCTGGGGCTCAGCCAGACCGGACCGAACGTGGGGCGGGATCTGATCTACTCAAGCGGTGCGCCGGATTTTTCCGTACCGCGCAATGTCAACCAGGCGCCGACCTACCAGAACGCCGCCCCGACCAACAACCTCGTCAACAGCCTGTCGGGCACTATTGCCGGGATCAGCCTGCAGGTTTACCAGCCGGTCAGCGCCAACCTCCTTGGCTCGGTGGTGGCAGTAGCGGGAGGAGTGATCAACGGTGTCACCAGCCTGATCATGCCGTTGATCAGCAACCTGCTGAGCCCCCTGCTCGATCCGCTGCTGAACAACCTGCTGACGGCGCTGGGGATCAACCTGATGGACGTGGAAGTAGGGACCAACCTCACCTGCGGGCAGACCGGCAAGGCCTATCTGGTGATCTGA